The Nitrospirota bacterium genome has a segment encoding these proteins:
- a CDS encoding type II toxin-antitoxin system HicA family toxin, protein MMQKFPVDAPKQRVIKTLETLGFRIIREREHISMERINPDGTKTPLTMPNHSKIKASTLRTICTQAGISRDDFLAAYNKS, encoded by the coding sequence ATAATGCAAAAATTTCCAGTTGATGCTCCAAAACAGAGAGTAATAAAAACACTTGAGACTTTGGGTTTCCGAATAATCAGAGAAAGGGAGCACATCTCAATGGAACGGATAAATCCTGACGGAACTAAAACCCCTCTCACTATGCCAAACCATTCAAAGATCAAAGCCTCAACACTTCGAACAATTTGCACACAAGCAGGTATTTCAAGAGATGATTTTCTTGCTGCTTATAATAAATCCTGA
- a CDS encoding DNA helicase UvrD, which yields MRYIADLHVHSPYSRATSKEMELESICKWAQIKGLTVVGTGDFTHPKWFLNLQEKLEEAESGLFRLKHKYSSGIENEVPRSCRADVRFILSSEISCIYSKNGKTRKVHNLLLAPSFEAVQRINDALSKIGNLKADGRPILGLDSKVLLRIALDASPDVMLIPAHAWTPHFSVFGSNSGFDTMEECFEDLTPNICAIETGLSSDPQMNRRLSALDGITLISNSDAHSPKKLAREANIFDTSLSYKGIHDAIREGDRTKFIGTLEFFPEEGKYHYDGHRSCQQRMTPSETRQNNGRCPKCGDRVTVGVMSRVDTLADRVEDDIHAATVPFRRIIPLHEIISEVCGVGVNSKTVENSYNKLIEALGSELSILSDVPIAVISDSGSPSLAEAIRRVRSGEVHIEAGYDGEFGTVRIFKK from the coding sequence ATGCGTTATATAGCAGACCTGCATGTACACTCGCCGTATTCGCGGGCGACCAGTAAAGAGATGGAGCTTGAGAGCATCTGCAAATGGGCTCAGATAAAGGGACTTACTGTTGTCGGCACGGGGGATTTTACTCACCCGAAATGGTTCTTGAATCTTCAGGAGAAGCTGGAGGAGGCCGAGTCCGGTCTGTTCCGGCTTAAACATAAATATAGTTCGGGAATAGAAAATGAAGTCCCCCGGTCATGCCGCGCTGATGTCCGTTTTATCCTTTCGTCTGAGATAAGTTGTATATACAGTAAGAATGGCAAGACCCGCAAGGTGCATAATCTCCTCCTTGCCCCTTCATTTGAAGCAGTACAGCGGATTAACGATGCATTGTCAAAGATAGGTAATCTGAAGGCAGACGGGAGGCCTATACTCGGGCTTGACAGCAAGGTGCTGTTAAGGATCGCACTTGATGCCTCTCCTGACGTTATGTTAATCCCGGCACATGCATGGACACCGCATTTCTCTGTCTTTGGTTCAAACTCAGGGTTTGATACAATGGAGGAGTGTTTTGAAGATCTTACGCCGAATATATGTGCGATAGAAACGGGGCTGTCATCTGATCCGCAAATGAACCGTAGGTTGTCAGCTCTCGACGGGATCACACTAATATCAAATTCTGATGCACACTCACCAAAGAAGCTTGCACGGGAGGCAAACATCTTTGATACCAGCCTGTCATATAAAGGTATTCATGATGCCATTCGTGAAGGAGACCGTACGAAATTTATTGGCACATTAGAGTTTTTTCCTGAAGAGGGTAAATATCATTATGACGGCCACAGGTCTTGTCAACAGAGGATGACCCCTTCGGAGACCAGACAGAACAATGGGCGCTGTCCGAAATGTGGTGACAGGGTGACCGTAGGTGTCATGAGCCGTGTAGATACCCTTGCAGACAGGGTTGAAGATGATATTCATGCTGCTACTGTTCCATTCAGGAGGATTATCCCCCTGCACGAGATAATCTCTGAAGTCTGCGGGGTGGGTGTGAACAGTAAGACCGTTGAGAATTCTTATAATAAGTTAATCGAAGCGCTGGGAAGCGAGTTGTCCATCTTATCAGATGTTCCGATCGCTGTAATTTCGGACTCCGGCAGTCCTTCGCTGGCTGAGGCCATCAGGCGTGTACGAAGCGGAGAAGTGCATATTGAAGCGGGGTATGACGGAGAGTTCGGGACTGTCAGGATTTTTAAAAAATAA
- a CDS encoding class I SAM-dependent rRNA methyltransferase, whose product MIPQADVRYIIIIALMEKVILKKTSRILGGHLWIFSNELMSSPKNFIPGSLVSLYDRQNNFMGIGYINPNSLISIRLLTRNREDIDAGFFRRRLINAIDYRKRLRADSNSCRIVFSEGDFLPGLIVDKYADCIVLQFLTLGINNIGDMILNLLDEIFSPSTIVLRNDSHSRLLEGLTLEKKIVKGSLDPLPVIREEDVTIEVDPMRGQKTGFFLDQRENRIALSRYISGGKGLDLFCYSGAWGLHLAKKGAEITFVDESESALSIAGKNAKLNNLEASCGFVKKDVFNFLHEEVEAGKSYDFIVLDPPAFVKSKAKIKEAVKGYREINSMAMRMIKKGGILATSSCSHHIDRTLFLEILRDAAKDAGRTARLIEYRYQSTDHPILLSVPETEYLKCAFLEVI is encoded by the coding sequence GTGATTCCGCAGGCGGATGTAAGGTACATCATTATTATTGCCCTTATGGAAAAGGTCATCTTAAAAAAGACAAGCAGGATACTCGGAGGCCATTTATGGATATTCTCCAATGAGCTGATGAGTAGTCCAAAGAATTTTATTCCTGGTTCACTCGTCAGCCTGTATGACAGGCAGAATAATTTCATGGGAATAGGATATATCAACCCCAATTCACTTATTTCCATCAGGCTCCTGACAAGAAATAGAGAGGATATTGATGCTGGCTTTTTCAGAAGACGTTTAATTAACGCCATTGATTACCGGAAGAGACTTCGTGCAGACAGTAACTCCTGCAGGATTGTCTTCAGCGAGGGGGATTTTCTGCCGGGGTTGATAGTTGATAAATACGCTGACTGCATAGTCTTGCAGTTTCTGACTCTTGGTATTAATAATATTGGTGATATGATCCTGAATCTGCTCGATGAGATATTCTCCCCATCAACGATAGTGCTGAGAAACGACAGCCACAGCAGGCTGCTTGAAGGGCTGACGCTTGAAAAGAAGATAGTGAAGGGATCACTTGACCCACTGCCTGTGATTAGGGAGGAAGATGTCACGATTGAGGTAGATCCCATGAGAGGTCAGAAAACAGGCTTTTTCCTTGACCAGAGGGAAAACAGGATTGCCCTGAGCAGGTATATAAGTGGAGGAAAAGGACTTGACCTGTTCTGTTACTCGGGCGCCTGGGGCTTACATCTGGCAAAAAAAGGGGCTGAAATAACATTTGTTGATGAATCCGAATCAGCCCTGTCTATAGCAGGGAAAAATGCGAAATTGAATAACCTTGAGGCCAGTTGCGGATTTGTAAAGAAAGACGTGTTCAACTTTTTGCATGAAGAAGTGGAGGCTGGAAAATCATATGATTTCATTGTGCTTGATCCACCCGCGTTTGTCAAAAGTAAGGCAAAGATTAAGGAGGCTGTGAAGGGTTACAGGGAGATAAACTCGATGGCGATGAGGATGATAAAAAAAGGGGGCATACTTGCCACATCATCCTGCTCTCACCACATTGACCGGACACTCTTCCTTGAGATACTGCGGGATGCGGCAAAGGACGCAGGCAGGACAGCCCGGCTGATTGAGTACCGCTATCAGTCCACAGATCACCCGATCCTGTTATCTGTCCCTGAGACAGAGTATCTAAAATGTGCCTTCCTTGAAGTAATTTGA
- a CDS encoding type II toxin-antitoxin system HicB family antitoxin, translating to MRQYKIIVEKHPDGYVAYPLGLKGIIVGQGDTYDEALSDVKSAIRFHIETFGEDVLEVEPPILEVFVAEAGV from the coding sequence ATGAGACAATACAAAATTATCGTAGAAAAACATCCTGATGGTTATGTGGCTTATCCGTTAGGACTTAAAGGTATTATAGTTGGCCAGGGTGATACATATGATGAAGCCCTATCTGATGTGAAATCTGCAATCCGTTTCCATATTGAAACTTTTGGTGAAGACGTCCTTGAGGTTGAGCCACCTATCCTTGAGGTATTCGTTGCAGAAGCTGGTGTATAG